Genomic segment of Mercurialis annua linkage group LG6, ddMerAnnu1.2, whole genome shotgun sequence:
GTGTAGATTATGCAAAGTGACCTCTTTACCCTTTTATGACAGTATATATGAGTTACTAATTAAGTAGAATAACCATTGGCAATATTATGTCCAAGAACAGGCAGCAGTGTTTTTTGCTCTAGCTGGAGAAAACACATGCATTCAAGGCCTCTTGCTTACCTCAGTCAATTTGGTCTTGATAGTTGAAGCTGAGGGGGACTGACACAATGCATAGAAGATACGGAGAATATTATGCTGCACTTTTGGCCCTGTCAAGTTTATCAAGGAGAAGAGCATTAAAGTGTCATCATCAGACTCTAACAACGAAAGTGGTGTTGAGCTGGACTCTTGAGATACTGTTGACTCCGCCAGGTGCATCATTGTTGCAGCCACCTGTTCACGCAAACCTGTAGATGATGAGATGTGTCGGAAGAGAAGGTCAAGCAATGGGCGTACTGCTCCTTCTCTAATCATCTGCAGTCCATTTGCTGGCAAACTGGAGAGGTTCCGAAGAGCCTTAATTGCCACCTTTTTCATCTCAGAATCACCATTTGCGACCAAGTGAAGTAATGGACCCAGCACACCTCCTTCAAATAATGATGCCTTATTGTGGTCAGTCAACTCCATGTCTGCCAAAGTCGATACCATAATCATATTCACATCCTCTGGTCCTGCAAAAgcaacaggggaaacgttttcaAATATCTAGCGGCACTATAACCCTTTAAGATGCATAAAATACATAGAAATACAGTCATAGGTTGGTAGAACCGATTAGACACATGATAAATTGCTGAATCACTGAGTCAACCTGATTATTCATGTAGCGTGTTGGTGAATTCAAagtgtactattatgcatgcaCCAGATTTTAATCAATACATATATAAACAACATTAGATGATGGATATGCTTCTCCATAAGTAATTAGCATATTTTGAGCTGATTACTTAACATGGTAATTGCAGCTTATTTTACTTGCGGTTGAAGCTGCTTCAGAAAGATTTTTATCATCTCAACACATCCGCATGACACAAAGATAAAAGAGAAAAGTGATGGCTCTTGAAAAAGTAATTGAAATGAGAACTACATCAATAAGCTAAAATAGAATATCATTTGCAAAATATTTACCTGTAGATAGACGTTGTAGCAAATGTTTGAAATAGTTTGCCTTTGCCATTAATATGATGTTTTGATCTGAGAATGAGAGATTCTCCAGTAGCTTTTGGGCATCTGCGGCAGCTTCACTGTCATCACTGTTCGACATAGTCACTAAGAGGAGAATGCAACCTTGAACCTTCCCAACACAATCCCTTACCAGGgtatattttgataattctaACAGTAATTCCACAGCTAACTTCCTTTCGCCAGCTCGACGCCCAAGAAATTTAACAATAGATTCAATCGCATTTTCAACATTTGCAACTCTTTCCTGCAATATATTACAGAGATAATATTAACAGTGAACCATCTAGCTTCTGCAGATTATCTCAAGTAAGGGTGTTTCatgaatacaaaataaaaataagaagggGTGTTTCACATTAGAAGTAAAGTGTATAACTCATATGATGGATAACTATAGGGCGGAAACCGTAACTTTGTTGACCAGGAATTCATTTTTCCACCGAGTATTCATCAAAGCATATCAGTTGAGTAACTACATTGGAATTTTGACCAAAATGAGGGAAAAGAGATAAAAGTAGCCCACTAACATAGACAGAtccagaaaaataaaattcaaatttgcaCAATAAGTTTAATTAACAGTTGTTGCCAACAGATACATCCTACGCATGTATCTTCACTTCAGGAACGGTTTTTCCAACAAAGCCTGAAGAATACAAATTTGGAAACTGGAATTCTCAATCGCTATAAAAAAACTCTGGAAAATTATGCAAAATGCAGCTACATATCATACTATCTGGAAATAAGAAAGTGAAAACATATACTTGCCCATGATTCTCAGCAGTTTAGATTGCatcataagaaaaacaaaatgataGAAATGTACTAATGAGCTGATAGTTAGAGTTAAACGTACCTTGGCATCATCACTATCTTTAGCTAGAATGCAAAGAATGCCCAGGGCGTGGTTCCTTATATCACGATTCTTTGCACCAAGAAGCTGGACTAGAACTGATATATAATTCTCCAACAGTATCCATTCCCGATGATGATCCTTCTGTTCACAGAGAACCTCCAACTGTTCCAGATAATGGAGaacttcttcctcttcttcagaCATGAGTTTTGATTTCATGGAAGCAATTGTGATCATTGTGTTCCTATCCTTCCATTCTTCTATTGATTGCCTCAAGGTTTTATTAGGCCGTAGAATGGATGTGTCTAGGGGAGTCATGGTCAAAGGACACATTTTGTTTCCATCTGCGAACCACTTTTGGATTGCACTGCGCTCAAATGTTTGTCCCGATGAGGTCTCAACAGGGTCCACCATAACATCCCCAGTGATTGGACAATAAAATGACTGGAGTGGTTCCAGTGGTTGATTACCCAAAGACTTCCTTTTTGTGAAATACTTCATCTCCTTCTCCTTGGGAGAAGAAGCAGCATCTGCTCTTTCTAGCAAAGCAATAATTTGAGCCATCTGTATAGCTTCAGCTTGGTTCTTCCTCAGTTGAGTATTTTCAGTCTCACTCTTAAACTCTTCGAATTCTTTCTTTAATGCGGCTCTCTCCGTTGAATTACCAACAGCCTCAGCTATGGAAGTCAGCAGGTTATTGGCATAAGAACGATCAACATTTCTCTCCTGTATTCCCGTCTCAATTTTCTCCAATATCTCCTCTTCCGCTACAGCTGCCTTAAACTCGGCCCTCTGCATGCTATCACATAGTCTTGCAATCTCTTCATAAATAACAGATGAAAGATCCAGAGAGGCTAAAGGAAGAAGATCTAGACCCCGgctgatttctttcgtaatgtccTCTAAGCTCTTAACAATTGTCCGACAATTCATGAGAAGATAAACTTTATTTCTCTTAGTGCAGTCAACAGTCAGCTGCTTTGCGGTTTTAACTTCTCGATTGAGAATCTCAATTGCTTTGTTTAAACTCTCAGAATGACCAGTGCCATTCTTATTGAGTGCTTTCAAAATGGGAACAATCCTTTCCAAGTAAACGGAAAGTTCCTTAAAACTTTCCTTCTTAAAAAGAACACTGTTGGCAGCATATGAGATCTCCATGATGCCCTCTATAATCTGGGTCAGGAACTCTGCAGCTGGAACAGCCGAGGCACCTGCAACCACGTCTAACACCATCTCATAATCACTGAACCAAAGCTAGAAAGTTCATAAAATAGTCTAGTTCCATCGAATAGAAGTACGGTTGCAACACAACCGTGCGGCTGCTTAAACGAGACCGGATTTTATAGCCACCACATGATGTATCCTATTCAATTCTACTCCATAAGCAATAACCAATTATACATTTGTCCAATTGAAAATCATCCACttgaaaatgttgaaatgccTAATTGATTAAACCTCAACAATCTAATTTCTATCAGCTCTACCCCTGCATTTTCTCAGCAACCAAACAAAGAATAGCcacaaattataattaaaacaaaaacatataaaacatgtCTTAAACATATGactacaaaatcaaaattcaacaAAATGAAATAGAATAGAATCAagctaattaaacttaattatcaATTCGAGTTCTGAAATGAAATTCAAAGTCAGACCAAAGGTAAACTTAGTCAACTACCTTCATgaaaaacaaacattaaataaaagtaaaactaaacttaaaaataattaatcagtTCCAAGAATTcagtcaaaaataatttataaagccAAAAAAAAGTGAAGGAGTGGACTAACTTGTTGGGAGAGCAACAGTTCATGAAGCTAGGAAGAAGCACAGCTAGTTCCAGGAAATTTTCCGGGAAAATGCAAAAAGATTTTCCTGGTAAATATTTGGCAAATGGAGCCGGCCTGATCAAAAACATCCAAAAAAATATCTGCAAATGAAAGAATGaaataatgtttatattaagattaaaaagaatAGAAAAACACGCATGTTCttgttttttctattaaataaaACTGAGACGAAGACTCTTCAAGACTTGGCTTTGGTCTGCACCATCTCACACTactctttaaatattttttataaaataaagtgtattttatttataaatttttttaattaatctttttttttttaataaagattAAGTAATGTAATtctttagaaaaattattttaaaatttaaatatcattaGCGGCAAGCCATTATAGTTTAACTTTTCGACTCTGAATAgttaaactaaatttaaaatgtttttaattaatgttttaccTAATTTTACTATCattattgaataaaatatttggtAATGAATGATATTAAAGAATATTCATTtatatatgaataaaataaaaattaaactttaaaattgacATAATAAAGAATTCAtaatgtttagttttgtaatgaaataatttagaaatattttatatgtttttattttattttagttttgtgGTTTGACTTGAAGCCTATGATGATTAGTATTTGTGTGTCTGGTGTGTGCATTGGACGTGCATGAGCCCTTTATGTAAAACTTGTAGCTCCGCGGTCCACCATGTggatatttttagaaaaatttacacaaacaaatttattttaataattttttttcaaagattttaccattttttatgaatttattaattttcacttatatgtttttatttaaccTCTTTAAAACAAATTATCATTTATTGTCAATATCTTTCATCTCTTTTCCAGATTTTTGTTGTTATTACCATCGTCATCATCTCCTCCGCCATTGTTATTCTTTTAAGATCTGAAAATTATCATTGTTGTTAGGGTTGtgtacgaatcaaatcaaattgagaaaTCGAATCGAACTGAACCAAAATTTGTTGTTTAGTTTGGTTATTCGGTGAAAACAGTTTAATTCGGTTTCTATTTATGTAGTGTTcgattttcggttcggtttgaggattttcaaaaccgaaaaaaccaaactatcatataaaaaaaagttaattacataaaaaaatcacgacctttaaacaaagtttcattttaatcacaacctttaaaagttggcatttaaaggcacgatctttcattttatttcaaatctatcactaaaataaaatttggtgtatttttactGACAAACAATTATTAATCCTACATTCTCTAgccgaaagata
This window contains:
- the LOC126688007 gene encoding U-box domain-containing protein 24-like isoform X1, yielding MVLDVVAGASAVPAAEFLTQIIEGIMEISYAANSVLFKKESFKELSVYLERIVPILKALNKNGTGHSESLNKAIEILNREVKTAKQLTVDCTKRNKVYLLMNCRTIVKSLEDITKEISRGLDLLPLASLDLSSVIYEEIARLCDSMQRAEFKAAVAEEEILEKIETGIQERNVDRSYANNLLTSIAEAVGNSTERAALKKEFEEFKSETENTQLRKNQAEAIQMAQIIALLERADAASSPKEKEMKYFTKRKSLGNQPLEPLQSFYCPITGDVMVDPVETSSGQTFERSAIQKWFADGNKMCPLTMTPLDTSILRPNKTLRQSIEEWKDRNTMITIASMKSKLMSEEEEEVLHYLEQLEVLCEQKDHHREWILLENYISVLVQLLGAKNRDIRNHALGILCILAKDSDDAKERVANVENAIESIVKFLGRRAGERKLAVELLLELSKYTLVRDCVGKVQGCILLLVTMSNSDDSEAAADAQKLLENLSFSDQNIILMAKANYFKHLLQRLSTGPEDVNMIMVSTLADMELTDHNKASLFEGGVLGPLLHLVANGDSEMKKVAIKALRNLSSLPANGLQMIREGAVRPLLDLLFRHISSSTGLREQVAATMMHLAESTVSQESSSTPLSLLESDDDTLMLFSLINLTGPKVQHNILRIFYALCQSPSASTIKTKLTEISAMQVLAHLCEHNNQNVRANAVKLFCCLVEDGDEAIITEHVDQNCLNNLLRIVRSSDDMEEIASAMGIISNLPENPQITQWLLDAGALQVIVKCIPKSRQSDPHKNQLIENAVRAICRFTVSEELEWQKRAAEAGIIPLLVQLLDIGSPLTRKNAAVSLTHFSQSSPTLSRPIPKKTGLWCFSAPPETGCRVHGGICAVESSFCLVEADAIIPLVKVLEDPDPGVCEASLEALLTLIEAERLQSGIKVLAEANAIPSIIKFLGSSSPSLQEKTLKALERIFRLPEFKLKYGSSAQMPLVDLTQRGTGSMKSLAARILAHLNVLHDQSSFF
- the LOC126688007 gene encoding U-box domain-containing protein 24-like isoform X2; amino-acid sequence: MEISYAANSVLFKKESFKELSVYLERIVPILKALNKNGTGHSESLNKAIEILNREVKTAKQLTVDCTKRNKVYLLMNCRTIVKSLEDITKEISRGLDLLPLASLDLSSVIYEEIARLCDSMQRAEFKAAVAEEEILEKIETGIQERNVDRSYANNLLTSIAEAVGNSTERAALKKEFEEFKSETENTQLRKNQAEAIQMAQIIALLERADAASSPKEKEMKYFTKRKSLGNQPLEPLQSFYCPITGDVMVDPVETSSGQTFERSAIQKWFADGNKMCPLTMTPLDTSILRPNKTLRQSIEEWKDRNTMITIASMKSKLMSEEEEEVLHYLEQLEVLCEQKDHHREWILLENYISVLVQLLGAKNRDIRNHALGILCILAKDSDDAKERVANVENAIESIVKFLGRRAGERKLAVELLLELSKYTLVRDCVGKVQGCILLLVTMSNSDDSEAAADAQKLLENLSFSDQNIILMAKANYFKHLLQRLSTGPEDVNMIMVSTLADMELTDHNKASLFEGGVLGPLLHLVANGDSEMKKVAIKALRNLSSLPANGLQMIREGAVRPLLDLLFRHISSSTGLREQVAATMMHLAESTVSQESSSTPLSLLESDDDTLMLFSLINLTGPKVQHNILRIFYALCQSPSASTIKTKLTEISAMQVLAHLCEHNNQNVRANAVKLFCCLVEDGDEAIITEHVDQNCLNNLLRIVRSSDDMEEIASAMGIISNLPENPQITQWLLDAGALQVIVKCIPKSRQSDPHKNQLIENAVRAICRFTVSEELEWQKRAAEAGIIPLLVQLLDIGSPLTRKNAAVSLTHFSQSSPTLSRPIPKKTGLWCFSAPPETGCRVHGGICAVESSFCLVEADAIIPLVKVLEDPDPGVCEASLEALLTLIEAERLQSGIKVLAEANAIPSIIKFLGSSSPSLQEKTLKALERIFRLPEFKLKYGSSAQMPLVDLTQRGTGSMKSLAARILAHLNVLHDQSSFF